The following proteins come from a genomic window of Desulfurococcus sp.:
- a CDS encoding extracellular solute-binding protein — protein MAWWAGLERFAIDALIGNFTQKTGIEVEKTAVPGGAGVNAKFAIIALIMAGNPPAAFQVHCGPEIISYFSAAPHGAGDFENLTSIAKEIDIASTPPGAACMLSGNLYALPVNLHRANLIFMNKQVLDRYGIKPPSTLQELVSAAETLKQNGVPAMVQAGADLFTVLHLWEQIFLAVGGPTKFVEFMYGTLSPNDPAIIEATNIFLKLADTFPSNWASLDWTGAVDQVVKGNGAFHVDGDWAVGLIYNVYPNVKMCPVTNITPDCNIIVAPFPGTSGIYNMVIDAVGVPKGPQAQLGLEFAKFFASRDGQKIFNPLKGSIADYPDIPADIYPTSIQRWEVEEYKNSNAQVFSLTHGALFSDVWQKLLQQAVLLAQTKNTDLWYNAVREALASERTQWEQSGYIMGTKEKPFAGYLPPWA, from the coding sequence TTGGCTTGGTGGGCTGGCCTTGAGAGATTCGCTATAGACGCATTGATAGGGAACTTCACTCAGAAGACTGGGATAGAAGTTGAAAAGACAGCTGTACCAGGAGGTGCTGGTGTTAACGCTAAGTTCGCTATTATAGCGTTAATCATGGCTGGTAATCCTCCAGCAGCATTCCAAGTTCACTGCGGCCCCGAGATCATAAGCTACTTTAGTGCTGCTCCTCATGGCGCCGGCGACTTCGAGAATCTAACCAGTATAGCGAAGGAGATTGATATCGCTTCCACACCTCCTGGGGCAGCATGTATGCTGTCAGGGAACCTCTACGCTTTACCTGTGAACCTGCACAGAGCTAACCTGATATTCATGAATAAGCAGGTCCTGGACAGGTATGGTATTAAACCCCCGTCAACACTACAGGAGCTAGTGAGTGCTGCTGAGACACTTAAGCAGAATGGAGTACCTGCAATGGTGCAAGCTGGAGCAGACCTCTTCACAGTACTCCACTTATGGGAGCAGATATTCCTGGCTGTAGGAGGCCCGACGAAATTCGTTGAGTTCATGTATGGAACTCTCAGCCCTAATGATCCAGCTATAATTGAGGCAACAAACATATTCCTTAAGCTAGCAGACACATTCCCAAGCAACTGGGCTTCCCTCGACTGGACTGGCGCAGTGGATCAAGTAGTTAAAGGTAATGGGGCATTCCACGTTGATGGCGACTGGGCTGTAGGCTTAATATACAACGTATACCCGAATGTTAAGATGTGCCCAGTGACCAATATCACCCCTGACTGCAATATAATAGTCGCTCCATTCCCCGGCACTAGTGGCATATACAACATGGTTATAGATGCAGTAGGCGTGCCTAAAGGCCCGCAGGCCCAGCTAGGATTAGAGTTCGCTAAGTTCTTCGCTTCAAGAGACGGCCAGAAGATATTCAACCCGCTTAAAGGCAGCATAGCCGACTACCCTGATATACCAGCTGATATCTACCCAACATCCATTCAGAGATGGGAGGTAGAAGAGTACAAGAACTCTAACGCCCAGGTCTTCAGTTTAACGCATGGAGCCCTCTTCTCTGATGTATGGCAGAAGCTACTCCAGCAGGCTGTACTATTAGCTCAAACCAAGAACACAGATTTATGGTATAATGCTGTAAGGGAGGCGCTAGCCTCCGAGAGAACGCAGTGGGAGCAGAGCGGCTACATAATGGGTACTAAGGAGAAGCCGTTCGCAGGCTACTTGCCTCCATGGGCTTAA